In Streptomyces alboniger, the following are encoded in one genomic region:
- a CDS encoding phosphatase, with the protein MLTTGALRAHLLAARLAGPVATSREESLRSYRLFAARDPRVLLGLDPEWSWGCADLLRLMADKCGVSADPRHTTGADVIDPERTLRALDAFAERLADAARRRLPVLFGTGHPHRLLGFYAALADALSAAGCTVLTPAQGNSVDITTRFGLRTYNLDYVQGVALVREPGARSTGSETGAHTHSPLPVRAVLDAAAEVGGPLPELVVGDHGWVCGAGQLGFEAIGLADTDDPALFVGEAEGRVSVVVPLDDAVRSDYYRPLTRYVLNRACLSQ; encoded by the coding sequence GTGTTGACCACCGGCGCCCTGCGCGCGCACCTGTTGGCGGCTCGGCTGGCCGGGCCCGTGGCCACCTCCAGGGAAGAGAGCCTGCGGAGCTATCGGCTCTTCGCGGCCAGGGATCCCCGGGTGCTGCTCGGGCTCGACCCCGAGTGGAGTTGGGGGTGTGCGGACCTGCTGCGGCTGATGGCCGACAAGTGCGGGGTGTCGGCGGATCCGCGGCACACCACGGGAGCCGACGTCATCGATCCGGAGCGGACGCTGCGGGCGCTCGACGCCTTCGCGGAGCGGCTGGCGGACGCGGCGCGACGGCGGTTGCCGGTACTCTTCGGGACCGGACACCCGCACCGGTTGCTGGGCTTCTACGCCGCGTTGGCGGACGCCTTGTCGGCGGCAGGGTGCACGGTCCTCACCCCCGCGCAGGGCAACAGTGTCGACATAACGACCCGGTTCGGCCTACGCACGTACAACCTTGACTACGTACAAGGAGTCGCGCTGGTGCGCGAACCCGGCGCGCGTTCCACCGGGAGTGAGACCGGCGCACACACCCACTCACCACTCCCGGTTCGGGCCGTTCTGGATGCCGCGGCGGAGGTCGGCGGACCGCTTCCCGAGCTGGTCGTCGGAGACCACGGATGGGTCTGCGGAGCAGGTCAGCTGGGGTTTGAGGCGATCGGTCTGGCGGATACGGACGATCCCGCGCTGTTCGTCGGAGAGGCCGAGGGGCGGGTGTCCGTCGTCGTTCCACTTGATGACGCTGTGCGGTCTGATTACTACCGACCGCTTACTCGCTATGTACTCAATCGAGCGTGTCTGTCACAGTAG
- a CDS encoding helix-turn-helix domain-containing protein: MAENQRPLNEVQFLTVAEVASVMRVSKMTVYRLVHSGHLPAIRVGRSFRVPEQAVHEYLRESYVGVEAG; this comes from the coding sequence ATGGCTGAGAACCAGAGGCCGCTGAACGAGGTTCAGTTTCTGACCGTGGCGGAAGTCGCCTCGGTGATGCGAGTGTCCAAGATGACCGTGTACCGCTTGGTGCACAGCGGTCATCTGCCCGCCATTCGGGTCGGAAGGTCCTTCCGGGTCCCGGAGCAGGCGGTTCACGAGTACCTCCGCGAGTCCTATGTGGGGGTCGAGGCAGGCTGA
- a CDS encoding 30S ribosomal protein bS22 codes for MGSVIKKRRKRMAKKKHRKLLKRTRVQRRNKK; via the coding sequence GTGGGCTCTGTTATCAAGAAGCGGCGTAAGCGGATGGCCAAGAAGAAGCACCGCAAGCTGCTGAAGCGCACTCGCGTTCAGCGTCGCAACAAGAAGTAG
- a CDS encoding NAD-dependent epimerase/dehydratase family protein — protein MGKVVLVTGVARQLGGRFVRRVQRDPEVDRVIAVDAIPPEHHLGGADFVQADIRQPAIAKVLAEYGVDTVVHMDVTATALGRGGRSSVKETNVIGTMQLLGACQKSPTVKRLVVKSSTSVYGSAPRDPAVFTETTPPKSLPSGGFAKDTVEVEGYVRGFARRRPDVAVCVLRFANILGPAAESPLAEYFSLPVLPTVFGYDPRLQFVHEDDAVEVLRLGSHEPRRGTLNSGTFNIAGDGQLLLSQCSRRLGRPTVPVLLPAVTWVGSALRTLGVTDFSPEQIRLLTHGRVVATRQMRETLGFEPKYTTAETFADFVRSRGPGLLPPGALAGAVDRIAALPVAGGNRCAN, from the coding sequence TTGGGCAAGGTCGTGCTCGTGACCGGAGTGGCCCGACAGCTGGGCGGGCGGTTCGTCCGCCGCGTCCAGCGCGACCCGGAGGTCGACCGGGTGATCGCCGTCGACGCGATCCCACCCGAGCACCATCTCGGCGGCGCCGATTTCGTCCAGGCCGATATCCGGCAGCCCGCGATCGCCAAGGTGCTCGCCGAGTACGGGGTGGACACGGTCGTCCACATGGACGTGACGGCGACCGCGCTCGGCCGGGGCGGCCGGAGTTCGGTCAAGGAGACCAACGTCATCGGCACCATGCAGCTGCTCGGCGCCTGCCAGAAGTCGCCGACGGTCAAGCGGCTCGTGGTGAAGTCCAGTACGAGCGTGTACGGCTCCGCGCCCAGGGACCCCGCGGTCTTCACCGAGACCACGCCGCCGAAGTCGCTGCCCAGCGGTGGCTTCGCCAAGGACACCGTCGAGGTCGAGGGCTATGTGCGCGGCTTCGCGCGGCGCCGCCCCGATGTGGCGGTGTGCGTGCTGCGCTTCGCGAACATCCTGGGGCCCGCGGCGGAGTCCCCGCTCGCCGAGTACTTCTCGCTGCCGGTCCTGCCGACCGTGTTCGGCTACGACCCGCGCCTACAGTTCGTCCACGAGGACGACGCGGTCGAGGTGCTGCGCCTGGGTTCGCACGAGCCGCGCCGCGGGACCCTCAACAGTGGAACGTTCAACATCGCGGGCGACGGACAACTGCTGCTCTCGCAGTGCTCGCGACGGCTCGGCCGCCCCACCGTGCCGGTGCTGCTGCCGGCCGTCACCTGGGTCGGTTCGGCGCTGCGCACGCTCGGCGTGACGGACTTCTCGCCGGAGCAGATCCGCCTGCTCACGCACGGCAGGGTCGTGGCCACCCGGCAGATGCGCGAGACACTGGGCTTTGAACCGAAGTACACCACCGCCGAGACGTTCGCGGACTTCGTGCGCAGCCGGGGCCCTGGACTGCTGCCGCCGGGTGCCCTCGCGGGGGCCGTGGACCGGATCGCCGCGCTGCCCGTCGCGGGTGGCAACCGATGCGCCAACTGA
- a CDS encoding lysophospholipid acyltransferase family protein, translating to MADAKVIPFDDDRSRGGAQRTPRRRSAPRLTGDPAPVSEVKALPGRQDGREDAEPRVERPEPMEEAAPPARGGGWDRRVAGGLAFLRRRLTGEYEVDDFGYDEELTDKVLMSLLRPFYEKYFRVEVKGVENIPADGGALIVANHSGTLPLDGLMMQVAVHDNHPQGRHLRLLAADLVFMLPVINELARKAGHTLACVEDAERLLERGELVGVMPEGFKGIGKPFSERYKLQRFGRGGFVSTALRTGSPIVPCSIVGAEEIYPMIGNARTLARVLGFPYFPITPTFPWLGPLGAVPLPTKWTIQFGEPIPTDGYPPEAAEDPMLMFNLTDQVREQIQHSLYKLLVQRRSVFF from the coding sequence ATGGCGGACGCCAAGGTCATTCCGTTCGACGACGACCGGTCGCGCGGGGGTGCGCAGCGCACGCCGCGCCGCAGGTCCGCGCCCCGGCTCACGGGCGATCCCGCGCCCGTGAGCGAGGTCAAGGCGCTGCCGGGCCGGCAGGACGGCCGGGAGGACGCGGAGCCGAGGGTGGAGCGGCCCGAACCGATGGAGGAGGCGGCGCCGCCGGCGCGCGGTGGTGGCTGGGACCGGCGAGTCGCCGGGGGCCTGGCCTTTCTGCGGCGGCGGCTCACCGGTGAGTACGAGGTCGACGACTTCGGTTACGACGAGGAGCTGACCGACAAGGTCCTGATGTCGCTGCTCCGCCCCTTCTACGAGAAGTACTTCCGGGTGGAGGTGAAGGGCGTCGAGAACATACCCGCGGACGGCGGGGCGCTGATCGTCGCCAACCACTCCGGGACCCTGCCGCTGGACGGCCTGATGATGCAGGTCGCGGTGCACGACAACCACCCGCAGGGCCGGCATCTGCGGCTGCTCGCCGCAGACCTCGTCTTCATGCTGCCGGTCATCAACGAACTGGCCCGCAAGGCGGGGCACACGCTGGCCTGCGTGGAGGACGCGGAGCGGCTCCTTGAGCGGGGCGAGCTGGTCGGGGTGATGCCGGAGGGCTTCAAGGGCATCGGGAAGCCGTTCAGCGAGCGCTACAAGCTCCAGCGGTTCGGCCGTGGCGGCTTCGTCTCGACGGCGCTGCGGACGGGTTCGCCGATCGTGCCGTGCTCGATCGTCGGGGCGGAGGAGATCTACCCGATGATCGGCAACGCCAGGACATTGGCGCGTGTCCTCGGCTTCCCCTACTTCCCGATCACGCCGACGTTTCCGTGGCTCGGTCCCTTGGGCGCGGTGCCGTTGCCGACGAAGTGGACGATCCAGTTCGGTGAGCCGATCCCGACGGACGGCTATCCGCCTGAGGCGGCGGAGGACCCGATGCTGATGTTCAACCTGACCGACCAGGTGCGGGAGCAGATACAGCACTCGCTGTACAAGCTGCTGGTGCAGCGGCGGTCCGTGTTCTTCTGA
- a CDS encoding DUF5667 domain-containing protein: protein MIANVSAHRRANAFAQALEEHSDQDPAAEQSEQSEDSASTAPAAASVESPETTVARAEPTEQGRMLALADSLDALPKPALDPEVKVVQRAQLVAAMEAMFLEGSSASVPEQRSRKGAHRAGPLHKLRPRSRLSKGIAAGGLTVGVAAGAFGGVAAASSDALPGDSLYGLKRGMEDLKLGMADGDADRGQIYLDQASTRLNEARRLMERGRTGPLDHESVGEVRRALSGMRHDATEGHRLLLEAYERDGSLGPIQALSAFSRSHRESWSDLQDRLPVQLGDVGAQVDSVFDAIDEEVEPLRALLPRAPEKGGPSGRAPQSPTGSDGTDGRSSTPSGSGGGHRGDPGGAGKPRPSSPHSPDDDVLGGSVGDLLDPPADRKTPPAPSDGKSKPGKTRPSAKPDVTLPPLLPGLLPELGIDEGDAR from the coding sequence GTGATCGCGAACGTATCGGCCCACCGGCGGGCGAACGCCTTCGCCCAGGCCCTGGAGGAGCATTCCGACCAGGACCCGGCGGCCGAGCAGTCCGAGCAGTCCGAGGACTCCGCGTCCACCGCGCCCGCGGCCGCATCCGTGGAGTCCCCCGAAACCACCGTGGCCCGCGCCGAGCCGACCGAGCAGGGCCGCATGCTGGCCCTGGCGGACAGCCTCGACGCGCTGCCCAAACCCGCCCTCGACCCCGAGGTCAAGGTCGTTCAGCGCGCCCAGCTCGTGGCCGCGATGGAAGCCATGTTCCTCGAGGGCAGCAGTGCCTCGGTGCCCGAACAGCGCTCCCGCAAGGGCGCCCACCGAGCGGGCCCGCTGCACAAGCTGCGGCCCCGCTCCCGCCTCTCCAAGGGCATCGCGGCGGGCGGCCTCACCGTCGGCGTCGCGGCCGGTGCCTTCGGCGGAGTCGCCGCCGCCAGCTCGGACGCCCTCCCGGGCGACTCGCTGTACGGCCTCAAGCGCGGCATGGAGGACCTCAAGCTGGGCATGGCCGACGGCGACGCGGACCGCGGCCAGATCTACCTCGACCAGGCCTCCACCCGGCTGAACGAGGCCCGCAGGCTCATGGAGCGCGGCCGCACCGGCCCGCTCGACCACGAGTCCGTCGGCGAGGTCAGGCGCGCCCTCTCCGGCATGCGGCACGACGCCACCGAGGGCCACCGCCTCCTCCTTGAGGCGTATGAGCGGGACGGCTCGCTCGGCCCGATCCAGGCGCTGTCCGCGTTCTCCCGGTCGCACCGCGAGAGTTGGAGCGACCTCCAGGACCGCCTGCCGGTCCAGCTGGGTGACGTGGGCGCGCAGGTGGACTCGGTCTTCGACGCCATAGACGAAGAGGTCGAGCCGCTGCGCGCGCTGCTGCCGCGCGCGCCCGAGAAGGGCGGCCCGTCCGGCCGCGCCCCGCAGAGCCCCACCGGCTCCGACGGCACGGACGGACGCTCCTCCACCCCATCGGGCAGCGGCGGCGGACACCGCGGCGACCCCGGCGGCGCCGGAAAGCCCAGACCCTCCTCGCCGCACAGCCCGGACGATGACGTCCTCGGCGGCAGCGTCGGCGATCTCCTCGACCCGCCCGCCGACAGGAAGACGCCTCCGGCCCCGTCGGACGGCAAGAGCAAGCCCGGCAAGACCCGCCCCTCGGCCAAGCCGGACGTCACCCTGCCCCCGCTCCTGCCCGGCCTGCTCCCGGAGCTCGGCATCGACGAGGGGGACGCAAGGTAA
- a CDS encoding ECF subfamily RNA polymerase sigma factor, BldN family, with protein MYPHVGVDASGLATLRATVIDRLRGFVPTAYAVPAVPVFAVPAPAGPCYALADGGAAVGRRSRSGAAASTPTPRRPAADSDSARMMDLVERAQAGESDAFGRLYDQYSDTVYRYIYYRVGGKATAEDLTSETFLRALRRIGTFTWQGRDFGAWLVTIARNLVADHFKSSRFRLEVTTGEMLDANEVERSPEDSVLESLSNAALLEAVRRLNPQQQECVTLRFLQGLSVAETARVMGKNEGAIKTLQYRAVRTLARLLPDDAR; from the coding sequence GTGTACCCACACGTCGGGGTTGACGCCTCGGGCCTGGCTACGCTGCGCGCAACGGTCATCGACCGCTTGCGCGGCTTCGTCCCCACCGCGTACGCCGTCCCCGCCGTCCCCGTCTTCGCCGTCCCCGCACCCGCCGGGCCGTGCTATGCCCTGGCGGACGGCGGTGCGGCAGTCGGCAGACGGTCCCGCTCCGGCGCCGCCGCCTCTACGCCCACCCCCCGCCGTCCCGCCGCCGACAGTGACAGCGCCCGCATGATGGACCTGGTCGAGCGCGCCCAGGCCGGCGAGTCGGACGCCTTCGGCCGCCTCTACGACCAGTACAGCGACACGGTCTACCGCTACATCTACTACCGCGTCGGCGGCAAGGCGACCGCCGAGGACCTCACCAGCGAGACCTTTCTGCGCGCCCTGCGCCGCATCGGCACCTTCACCTGGCAGGGTCGTGACTTCGGCGCCTGGCTGGTCACGATCGCTCGCAACCTGGTCGCCGACCACTTCAAGTCGAGCCGCTTCCGTCTCGAAGTGACCACCGGCGAAATGCTCGACGCCAATGAGGTCGAGCGCAGCCCCGAGGACTCCGTCCTGGAGTCCCTGTCGAACGCGGCACTGCTCGAAGCCGTCCGCCGCCTCAACCCCCAGCAGCAGGAGTGCGTGACCCTGCGGTTCCTCCAAGGTCTCTCCGTCGCCGAGACCGCTCGCGTCATGGGCAAGAACGAAGGCGCGATCAAAACCCTCCAGTACCGGGCGGTGCGCACTCTCGCCCGCCTCCTCCCGGACGACGCGCGCTAG
- a CDS encoding HAD family hydrolase, giving the protein MAALGWLTPRRRSATARSVLAGEASAEAARKSSQELEELTGRTVPEEGPGEPEFPVVGDVEAAAFFDLDNTVMQGAAIFHFGRGLYKRKFFERQELVRFAWQQAWFRLAGVEDPEHMQDARDSALSIVKGHRVAELMTIGEEIYDEYMAERIWPGTRALAQAHLDAGQKVWLVTAAPVEIATVIARRLGLTGALGTVAESIGGVYTGKLVGEPLHGPAKAEAVRALAAAEGLDLGRCAAYSDSHNDIPMLSLVGHPYAINPDAKLRKHARERDWRLRDYRTGRKAAKVGIPAAAGVGALAGGTAAAIALHRRRH; this is encoded by the coding sequence ATGGCCGCTCTCGGATGGCTCACCCCCCGTAGGCGCTCCGCCACGGCGCGGAGCGTGTTGGCAGGCGAGGCCTCGGCCGAGGCCGCCCGCAAATCCTCCCAGGAGCTGGAGGAACTCACCGGGCGGACCGTGCCCGAGGAAGGCCCCGGCGAACCGGAGTTCCCCGTCGTCGGCGACGTGGAGGCCGCCGCCTTCTTCGACCTCGACAACACCGTGATGCAGGGCGCCGCGATCTTCCACTTCGGCCGCGGCCTGTACAAGCGGAAGTTCTTCGAGCGCCAGGAACTGGTCCGATTCGCCTGGCAGCAGGCGTGGTTCAGGCTCGCGGGCGTCGAGGACCCCGAGCACATGCAGGACGCCCGCGACAGCGCCCTGTCCATCGTCAAGGGCCACCGCGTCGCCGAGCTGATGACCATCGGCGAGGAGATCTACGACGAGTACATGGCCGAGCGCATCTGGCCGGGCACCCGCGCCCTCGCCCAGGCCCACCTCGACGCGGGCCAGAAGGTCTGGCTGGTCACCGCCGCCCCGGTGGAGATCGCCACGGTCATCGCCCGCCGCCTCGGCCTGACCGGCGCCCTCGGCACCGTCGCCGAGTCCATCGGCGGCGTCTACACCGGCAAGCTCGTCGGTGAGCCCCTGCACGGCCCCGCCAAGGCCGAGGCCGTCCGCGCCCTGGCCGCCGCCGAGGGCCTGGACCTCGGCCGCTGCGCCGCGTACAGCGACTCGCACAACGACATCCCGATGCTCTCGCTCGTCGGGCACCCGTACGCGATCAACCCCGACGCCAAGCTGCGCAAGCACGCCCGCGAGCGGGACTGGCGGCTGCGCGACTACCGCACCGGCCGCAAGGCGGCGAAGGTCGGCATCCCCGCCGCGGCGGGCGTCGGCGCGCTCGCGGGCGGCACGGCCGCGGCGATCGCCCTGCACCGCCGCCGCCACTGA
- a CDS encoding glutaredoxin family protein, with translation MSPIFRRTEKKKPADRTVTLIGKPGCHLCDDAQLVIEKVCGELGAAWEKKDITQDEELHRAYWEQIPVVLVDGEQHTFWRVDEARLRRELAG, from the coding sequence ATGAGCCCGATTTTTCGTCGTACGGAGAAGAAGAAGCCCGCGGATCGCACGGTCACCCTGATCGGGAAGCCGGGCTGTCATCTGTGTGATGACGCACAGCTGGTGATCGAGAAGGTCTGCGGGGAGCTGGGGGCCGCGTGGGAGAAGAAGGACATCACTCAGGACGAGGAACTGCACCGGGCCTACTGGGAGCAGATCCCGGTCGTCCTGGTGGACGGGGAGCAGCACACCTTCTGGCGCGTGGACGAGGCCCGGCTGCGGCGCGAGCTGGCCGGCTGA
- a CDS encoding redox-sensing transcriptional repressor Rex has product MATGRTHRPATRSRGIPEATVARLPLYLRALTALSERSVPTVSSEELAAAAGVNSAKLRKDFSYLGSYGTRGVGYDVEYLVYQISRELGLTQDWPVVIVGIGNLGAALANYGGFASRGFRVAALIDADPAMAGKPVAGMPVQHTDDLERIIEDNGVSIGVIATPAGAAQQVCERLVAAGVTSILNFAPTVLSVPDGVDVRKVDLSIELQILAFHEQRKAGEEAAADGVAPPVAAKPHRKGPDGDVPAVMPA; this is encoded by the coding sequence GTGGCAACTGGCCGAACTCACCGACCGGCGACCCGCAGCCGAGGGATTCCCGAGGCCACTGTCGCCAGGCTTCCGCTGTACCTCCGAGCCCTCACCGCACTGTCGGAGCGCTCGGTGCCCACGGTCTCCTCCGAGGAGCTCGCGGCCGCCGCGGGGGTCAACTCCGCGAAGCTGCGCAAGGACTTCTCGTACCTCGGTTCGTACGGGACGCGAGGCGTCGGCTACGACGTCGAGTATCTCGTGTACCAGATCTCCCGTGAACTCGGCCTGACGCAGGATTGGCCTGTTGTCATCGTCGGCATCGGCAACCTCGGCGCCGCCCTGGCCAACTACGGCGGGTTCGCCTCGCGTGGTTTCCGTGTCGCGGCGCTGATCGACGCCGATCCGGCAATGGCCGGAAAGCCCGTCGCCGGCATGCCCGTGCAGCACACCGACGACCTTGAGCGGATCATCGAGGACAACGGCGTCTCGATCGGTGTCATCGCCACCCCGGCCGGGGCGGCCCAGCAGGTCTGCGAGCGGCTCGTCGCCGCGGGTGTGACCTCCATCCTGAACTTCGCGCCGACCGTGCTCTCCGTGCCGGACGGCGTCGACGTACGCAAGGTCGACCTCTCCATCGAGTTGCAGATCCTCGCCTTCCACGAGCAACGCAAGGCCGGTGAGGAGGCCGCCGCGGACGGTGTCGCGCCGCCCGTCGCGGCCAAGCCGCACCGCAAGGGACCCGACGGGGACGTCCCCGCCGTGATGCCGGCATGA
- a CDS encoding glutamyl-tRNA reductase — MSLLVVGLSHRSAPVSVLERAALPADTQAKLLQDSVAAEPAAEAAVLATCNRIELYADVDKFHAGVAELSTLLAQHSGVGLDELTPYLYVHYEDRAVHHLFSVACGLDSMVVGEGQILGQIKDALARAQELHTAGRLLNDLFQQALRVGKRAHSETGIDRAGQSLVTFGLEQLAVREPVETWAKGKRALVIGAGSMSSLAAATLARAGVEEVVVANRTLERAERLAAILGEQGDAGVSARAVPMDQVAHELTRADVAVSCTGATGLVLTADAVAAAVEGRLPAGAWAGDLPAQARNGSAGQTASQPTVADEGCPVDLSAPRGFSVAGEAAVAGMDAASLEQHAAWVDNAPAERREEKADPQAEADAIAALVAAARVSGRLPERRRPLPSASAARPAVLALLDLAMPRDIDAAVHRIPGVRLVDIESLAEASADAPMAADVEQVRGIVSDEVAAFGAAQRAAHITPTVVALRTMAADVVASEIARLDGRLPGLGDKQRAEITQTVRRVVDKLLHAPTVRVKQLASEPGGAGYADALRTLFDLDPQTVAAVSRADHLTADRPNADHVNNENDDPNRGRA, encoded by the coding sequence ATGAGTCTCCTGGTCGTAGGGCTGAGCCATCGCAGCGCTCCGGTGAGCGTCCTGGAGCGCGCCGCGCTGCCCGCGGACACGCAGGCGAAGCTGTTGCAGGACTCGGTGGCCGCCGAGCCCGCGGCCGAGGCGGCCGTGCTCGCCACCTGCAACCGCATCGAGCTGTACGCGGACGTCGACAAGTTCCACGCGGGTGTCGCCGAGCTGTCGACGCTGCTCGCGCAGCACAGCGGGGTGGGCCTGGACGAGCTGACTCCTTATCTGTACGTCCACTACGAGGACCGGGCCGTCCATCACCTCTTCTCGGTGGCGTGCGGCCTCGACTCGATGGTCGTCGGCGAGGGGCAGATCCTCGGGCAGATCAAGGACGCCCTCGCGCGTGCGCAGGAGCTGCACACCGCGGGCCGGCTCCTCAACGACCTGTTCCAGCAGGCCCTCAGGGTCGGCAAGCGCGCGCACTCCGAGACCGGGATCGACCGGGCCGGGCAGTCGCTCGTCACCTTCGGCCTCGAACAGCTCGCCGTGCGCGAGCCGGTCGAGACCTGGGCCAAGGGCAAGCGGGCCCTGGTCATCGGCGCGGGCTCCATGTCCTCGCTCGCCGCGGCGACGCTCGCGCGGGCCGGGGTCGAGGAGGTCGTGGTCGCCAACCGCACGCTGGAGCGCGCCGAGCGGCTCGCGGCCATCCTGGGGGAGCAGGGCGACGCGGGCGTGAGCGCGCGAGCCGTGCCCATGGACCAGGTGGCCCACGAACTGACACGTGCCGATGTGGCGGTGTCCTGCACGGGCGCCACCGGTCTGGTGCTGACGGCGGACGCGGTCGCCGCGGCCGTCGAGGGGCGCCTGCCCGCGGGCGCCTGGGCGGGTGACCTCCCCGCGCAGGCCAGGAACGGCTCGGCGGGCCAGACCGCGTCGCAGCCGACCGTGGCCGACGAGGGCTGCCCCGTCGACCTCTCCGCGCCGCGCGGCTTCTCCGTCGCCGGTGAGGCCGCCGTCGCCGGGATGGACGCCGCGTCCCTGGAGCAGCACGCCGCCTGGGTGGACAACGCCCCGGCCGAGCGCCGCGAGGAGAAGGCCGACCCGCAGGCCGAGGCGGACGCCATCGCCGCGCTGGTGGCGGCCGCGCGCGTCTCGGGCAGGCTGCCCGAGCGGCGCAGGCCCCTCCCGTCGGCGAGTGCGGCCCGCCCGGCCGTGCTGGCCCTGCTCGACCTCGCCATGCCCCGCGACATCGACGCCGCCGTGCACCGCATCCCCGGCGTACGTCTTGTCGACATCGAGTCGCTGGCCGAGGCCTCCGCCGACGCCCCGATGGCCGCGGACGTCGAGCAGGTGCGCGGCATCGTCTCCGACGAGGTCGCCGCCTTCGGTGCCGCGCAGCGCGCCGCGCACATCACGCCTACCGTGGTCGCCCTGCGCACCATGGCCGCCGATGTGGTGGCGAGCGAGATCGCGCGGCTCGACGGACGGCTGCCGGGCCTCGGGGACAAGCAGCGCGCGGAGATCACGCAGACCGTGCGCCGCGTCGTGGACAAACTGCTGCACGCGCCGACGGTGCGGGTCAAGCAGCTGGCGAGCGAGCCGGGCGGCGCCGGGTACGCGGACGCGCTGCGCACGCTCTTCGACCTCGACCCGCAGACGGTCGCGGCGGTCAGCAGGGCCGACCACCTGACCGCGGACCGCCCGAACGCCGACCACGTGAACAACGAGAACGACGACCCGAATAGAGGCCGGGCATGA
- the hemC gene encoding hydroxymethylbilane synthase: MTERALRLGTRRSKLAMAQSGQVAEKVRQLTGRPVELVEITTYGDISREHLAQIGGTGVFVAALREALVRGEVDFAVHSLKDLPTAQPEELVLAAVPEREDPRDVLIARDGLTFAELPDGARVGTGSPRRMAQLNAYARSHGMTIQTVPIRGNIDTRIGYVHKGELDAVVLAAAGLSRIGRTGEVTDFLSVDTVLPAPGQGALAIECAAHNASLAAALAELDDPYTRAAVTAERSLLAALEAGCSAPVGALADLLADGQIVKEMRLRGVVGTTDGSTLVQLSTTGPVPETETQAMALGRELAVEMLAKGAAGLMGERAL, encoded by the coding sequence ATGACCGAGAGGGCTCTGAGGCTCGGGACCAGGCGCAGCAAGCTGGCCATGGCCCAGTCGGGCCAAGTGGCCGAAAAGGTGCGGCAGTTGACCGGCCGCCCCGTCGAACTCGTGGAGATCACGACGTACGGCGACATCTCGCGCGAGCACCTGGCGCAGATCGGCGGCACCGGCGTCTTCGTCGCCGCCCTGCGCGAGGCGCTGGTCCGGGGCGAGGTCGACTTCGCCGTGCACTCGCTCAAGGACCTGCCCACCGCGCAGCCCGAGGAACTCGTCCTCGCCGCCGTGCCGGAGCGCGAGGACCCCCGCGACGTCCTGATCGCCCGCGACGGGCTGACCTTCGCCGAGCTGCCCGACGGCGCTCGGGTCGGCACCGGCTCGCCGCGCCGCATGGCGCAGCTGAACGCCTACGCGCGCAGCCACGGCATGACCATCCAGACCGTGCCGATCCGCGGGAACATCGACACCCGCATCGGATACGTGCACAAGGGGGAGCTCGACGCCGTCGTGCTCGCCGCCGCCGGACTGAGCCGCATCGGCCGGACCGGCGAGGTGACCGACTTCCTGTCGGTCGACACCGTTCTGCCCGCCCCCGGCCAGGGGGCACTGGCGATCGAGTGTGCCGCGCACAACGCGTCACTCGCCGCCGCGCTCGCCGAGCTCGACGACCCGTACACCCGGGCCGCCGTGACCGCCGAGCGGTCCCTGCTCGCCGCCCTGGAAGCCGGTTGCAGCGCACCTGTGGGTGCGTTGGCCGACTTGCTGGCCGACGGGCAGATTGTCAAGGAAATGCGCCTGCGCGGTGTCGTCGGTACGACCGACGGCTCGACGCTGGTGCAGCTGTCCACCACCGGTCCCGTGCCCGAGACGGAGACGCAAGCCATGGCGCTTGGCCGTGAACTCGCGGTCGAGATGCTCGCCAAGGGCGCGGCCGGTCTGATGGGGGAGCGAGCACTTTGA